The nucleotide sequence GCTCAGTGGAGTGTCTGTGATAGTTTGGGTACCACTCAGTTTGCCGTTACCATCAGTGTTTGGTGGAATCACGATTCATCGTTGTATGCTGGGAAACAGACATCCCAAGAAAGCCTCGAAACACAGCCGGAGGTGTGgcaaatctatttcaaggaaattgCGTTTATCGCAGGCCTCGGTTCTCTCAGCTCTAGACCGGTCGCTTCGCTCAGCTATTCGCTCGTCCGGTAGCTCAGAAGCATGCTCATCCGATCGCTTTCTAGTTTTCGCCCGGCAGGCCTCCGACTCATTCGGCCTCTTCACCCGGCCGACCTCCAGCTCGGTCGGCCTCTTCTCCCGACCGGCCTCCAGTTTGCTCGGTCGCTCGCCCTTTCGCTCGGTTAGTCACTCTGTTACTCTGCCCGACCGATCACTTGGCTGCTTCGCTCGGTCTATCTACCCGACCGACCTTGATCTCGCTCGACACTCGATCGCCAAGCTCGCTCGGCTAAGCTACCCGACCGACCCTTCAACTTGCTCGGTCTCTCTGCTCACCCGACCGGCTGTAAACTCGCTTAGTCACTATAAAGCGTAGATACCAACCTCTACTAGCAGCCTGAAATTATCAACTCAGATCATTtgacatataaataaatttaattagattatttaaattcaattaatatTCCATAAATCTTAaacaataaattatttttatctaaAACTCTATTACGTACTTAATCAATTCAACCTTGCCCGATAGTGACTATATTCATTATCTCTGGTGCTATCAAATAGACTAATCAATTCATTTAAATAGATTTCTAAAGTTAAATTATATTCAATTGCCACAATATTATTTTCAAACTAAGACTGGTCAAAGGCCCTGAATCGGTCTGACTACTGGTTCTTGAAAATTAGATGGGGCCATGCAAGAGAAACATTGGCGTGCCTCATCACTAACCGCAGCAAGTTCGCGGAAAAGTCGATCAGAATTCCTTCACTTCGAATTGGAAGACCGTGTCTATAGTTCCCGAGTTATGGTGCAGTCAAAGAATGTCAAATTATCCTATAAGAATTTATTATCTGATTCTTAATTAATTATAAGATATGATCTTGCTAGGAAGCTAAAGAGATGATATATTGGTGACGATGACTGGATAGTTGATTGAAAGAAGACTTATTCTTCTCGGTGAAGTTTTCTTGCGATTCTATGTATATGCCGATGATTCAATAAAGAGTTAGTGACTAAAAATCAAGGAAAGAGATCCTTGGCAAAGCTTTCCGACGTTCAAGTTAGTACGGCATCCTGGATGGATGAATTAAGAACAGAGAAGTGCTCGTGCAAGAATAAAGCTCAAATGATATAGATTACGTAGCTTGTCAATGAAGAAGATCCCTTgttataccacctctcataacctccatgATTATGAGGTGATATCATGTGTAGGAGTTTGTTAGTTTATTATATAATGAGTATCCAAGGAATCTTTTATCGATTCATGGATATATCTCTTTTATCATTTCTGGCTGAGACCTTTGATGAAGTCGTTACAAGAGTATGTTGTCATAAATGATTGTCCAATAGAAAATAAGATAGCTTACGAAAGAGGTCCCAAAGGAATATTCCCAACAACTTTGATAGATTATTAAAATATTGTCTATTACTTGTCTACTGAATATATCTCAAGTTGTCTAACAAGGTTGACCTTCCTTATGTTTATCCTTGCATTGAGTTGCTCTGTTATTTATTGAATGCTGTCATAAATCTGGTTAAAGATTTATATGATACGTTAAACATGCTAGAAATTAAATCTGCTTAGGTAATCCTCTGATAAACTATGTGTATTGAAGATCCATTCAACAATAAGTATATAACTAAATTTCTTAATTTCGGTCGGAGCTTTATGAAGTTAATCGCCTTGCATCTAATCAACCTTTTATCTGTTCAGACATATACAGAAAGATTTGTGCCGCATGTACATGGAGAGATTTATGATGTTGCCTGCAGCTTTAGGCCCGATCGGTCTTTCATCCGATCGGGTGCACATAGAGTTTTATGATGCTAAGGGCTTTAGGTCCGGCCAGTCTTTTATCAGTCGGGCACACATAGAGCTTTATGATGTTGAGTGCTTTAGGCCTGATCGATCTTTTATTTGGCCGAGCACACACTACGCAAGCTAAATCCAAGAGCTTTGATACGGGGTGAAACAACGAGGTTAGATGAGGGTACACTTCTATCTTAACTTTAACTGTTATGTTACTTTAATTTTAACTGCCACGTCATCTTGACTTTAATTATCAGATCATTTCTTAGATTTATTTATCATGTATCaacatatttataaaattttcttctttAAATGAGACATATAACGAAATGTTAAAATTTCGGACCGTCCATTCAAACACTCCTCGATTGATTCTAACCGATAGAAAATTTTTACATGATAGATCCATCCCTCCGGATTCGATCAAATCTGATTCCACAATTTTGTTTTTTTGGAAAGACATCTCACTTTCTCTGACTAAAATTCTGGTCGTAAataattaatttcctttttttcATCTGATTTCAAATTTGTTTGACCCGCTCAAATTTGTACGGTAATGTGGATTTCTAACTCCCCAAGCAAGGTCTTCCTCCTTTTTCCTACGTTTGaatatttctttattattattttattcctTCCCATCTAGATAAAATAAGAATACACCGGTTACTCTAAGCGGTCGGATATGATTCAATTCACTCGGGCACGGATAAGGAAAGAGTAGTGGAGAAAATgtattatatttatgattgaatttgtatgaaagattaattaaaaatattttttattgtaaTTTCAACAACTCATCgactaattttatataatttttttagacCTTTGGGAATTTTGTCATTTAATTCTATCGGAAAATCTTTCGATATCGATTTTAAAAGtccatttataaataaataatcgATAGACAAGAATTAAATAGAATAGAATAGAATAAATTATATTGACCTCCAGTGGTGGCGACCGACTAAAGGCGAGAAAAATGGCGGATGCAAGCAGCGGCTTAAACCCGAACAAATTATAAAAACCGCGTAGCGTCGAATCTAGCTATCTCGTCCTTTCTATTCCACATCAACATCTTCCAACTTTCTTGTCGATGAGAGGAGGTGGTAACGGCGCCGGGAGCGGCGGCGGAGGCAGTCCCCTGTTCGCCTCCACCACTGGCGGCCGGAGAACTCCCCTCAAGTTCCGGCATCCAAAGTTCCGGCTGCTCCCCTCCTGGatcatcttcctcctcttcctcctcctcctcctcctcgtcggCGCAGGCCGGTGGCGCCGACTCCTTCGCTACGAAACGTCGTCGTCGACGCCTTCCGGGTTCGCTCTAGCCTCCTAAACTGCGATCGCTCCTGGACTTAATTTGATAGTTATAATCATTTTTTATTCTTAGTTAATCTTTAGTTACAGAAAGTCTCATTGTTTTGCCACTTTCTTCGATCTATCTTTATGATCATAAATGCTTTTGTCGTCCTTCTCGCGTGATCCGTCGAACAAAATAAAGCAACGCATTAATTAATTCGATACGTGAATCCTGCGGATTTTAACTTCAATTCTAATTTATTTAATCATGTGCTCTTTTCTGATCCATATATTCGCATGTGGGGAGTTTTCGTCATTTTCCAAGCTGTTCAATCTACGTCCTGGACCAATTTACTAATTAATATACTCTGCAaactaatttttaatttctttcctgCTTtgcctttattattattattatctagaTTTATTCTTATTCCCATAAGATCATATATGGCCGAGCAGAAGGTTAATTAATGATTTATATATAATCTCATCCAGAAAATCCAGAAAACTGTTAGCAAATTTAAGAGATGAGATGAACACAAAACATTTCCAAAACTGCAAAGAAGCTCTTACTTTCGTGGATTTAAATCAACCTTTGTTCTCTTAGATATCTTTACATTTGATATGGTATTGATGTGGTATACGAGGGCTATAAAAAATCTCATTCAAAAGTTTAGATGCCCTTAGATCAAAGTCATTAATAAGCATTTCTCTCTCCTTTTCCATTTCTAAACAGGGTTAAAAAAACAGAGACTGACGAGTTTCTCAAACTTATACTTGTTTTTCAGAGCAGtgtaagaaaatttgttctaataataataaaaataaatttagtaTATAATACGAGCACAAATAAATTCCTAAATTAATCATTGATTTCATTTTACAGGAGCGGCTACACGGTTTTGATCAACACGTGGAAAAGAAATGACCTCCTCAAGCAATCTGTGAGTCACTATTCTTCCTGCGCCGGCGTGGAATCTATTCACATAGTGTGGAGCGAGCCGGATCGGCCTTCGGATTCTCTACGCGAGTCGCTGTGGCAGGTGGCGCAGCAGAATTCCAAGAGCTGCGAGGGGATGGATCTCAAGTTCGATCTGAACGAGGAAGATAGTTTGAACAACAGGTTCAGAGACACAAAGGGCTTGAAGACCGACGCTGTCTTCTCCATTGACGACGACGTCCTCTTTCCTTGCAGCTCCATGGACTTGGCTTTCCGCGTGTGGCAGAGCGCCCCCAATACCATGGTTGGCTTCGTTCCCCGCATGCATTGGCTGGACAGTAAGACGGTACCGCTTCTCCAACTGATCCCCTTCTTTATTTGCTTTCTGTCAGATTTGGTTCCTGCAGCTCATCCTCGATTTCCCTTGTGCAGAGAGACAACAACAGAGAGTATTACAAGTACGGAGGGTGGTGGTCGGTGTGGTGGACGGGCACTTACAGCATGGTGCTCTCCAAGGCTTCCTTCTTCCACAAGAAGTACCTTGATCTTTACACAAATCACATGCCTAAATCCATCAGACAGTATGTCACCAAATACAGGTCACAAACATACGATCTTCCTCAGCATCTGTCTCAGAAATCTGTATTTTCTTATATATCCAACAAGGTTTGTgttgaatattttgattgataactTTGCAGAAACTGTGAAGATATTGCGATGTCTTTTCTGGTCGCAAACGCAACAGGTGCTCCACCAATTTGGGTGAAAGGTGAGGAACGAGTTTGATGCATGATAGAatgatttgtttatttatttaattattacagGACTTAATGGATAGATCTGGGCTCTTGCAGGGAGAATCTTTGAGATCGGATCGAGTGGGATTAGTAGTTTGGGAGGACATAGCGACAAAAGAACTCATTGCCTCAATTTGTTTACTAACTTGTATGGGGAGATGCCTTTGGTTGCAACAAATATGAAGGTTATAGATAGTAGGCATAGTTGGCTTTGGTGATGTATATGGTCGATTGCTGTATTGGTTttaggattatatatatatattttttatcttattctatgattttttttaggaaaaaaggaaatatattgcCTACAGTTTGGGTGAAAGTATTGAAGAGAGTTTCTCCtattgcttttgtttaataagttaCACACGGTT is from Zingiber officinale cultivar Zhangliang chromosome 7B, Zo_v1.1, whole genome shotgun sequence and encodes:
- the LOC122005078 gene encoding glycosylinositol phosphorylceramide mannosyl transferase 1-like, yielding MRGGGNGAGSGGGGSPLFASTTGGRRTPLKFRHPKFRLLPSWIIFLLFLLLLLLVGAGRWRRLLRYETSSSTPSGSGYTVLINTWKRNDLLKQSVSHYSSCAGVESIHIVWSEPDRPSDSLRESLWQVAQQNSKSCEGMDLKFDLNEEDSLNNRFRDTKGLKTDAVFSIDDDVLFPCSSMDLAFRVWQSAPNTMVGFVPRMHWLDSKTRDNNREYYKYGGWWSVWWTGTYSMVLSKASFFHKKYLDLYTNHMPKSIRQYVTKYRNCEDIAMSFLVANATGAPPIWVKGRIFEIGSSGISSLGGHSDKRTHCLNLFTNLYGEMPLVATNMKVIDSRHSWLW